In Streptomyces sp. NBC_00683, the DNA window ATCGCCCGGGTGCTGAAGCCCGGCGGCTACGCCTTCATCACCGCTCCCTCGCGCGGGCACGCCCACGACGCGCAGGACTGCTGGCGCTACTACCCCGACGGCTTCCGTGCGATGGCGGCGCACTCCCGCCTCGAACTCTGCGAGGCGTACACGGACTTCCCGCCCACGAAGGGCATCTGGCACGACTACGGGTCCATCGACACGAAGGCCGCCTACTGGGGCGACTCCGTCGGCGTCTTCCGCAGGCCGCGGCGCCATCCCCGGCCGGTGGCGCGGCTGAGGAGCCGGCTGGCGACGTTCGCCGTGCGGGAGACGGCGGTGTGGTGGGCCAACCGGGTCGGCGGAGTGGACCGGGTGCCGCTGCCGCGCCCACTGGACGGGCGTGAGCAGTGCGGGCGCCCGGAGAGCCGGCCCATCACATCAACGGCAGGTTGACGAAAGATGACATGAGCCGCAAAACGCGCGTACTCTCCGGCGGCATGGCTTGGCGCAACGCCGTCAACGGCGTCCTTCAGCAACTCACCGGGTACCAGCTCAGGCGCGCGGCCGTGCCCGCTCCCCGCTCCGCCCCGGCACCGACGACGGGCACGGCGGACCGGCAGCCGGTGGCGACGGCCCCGGCGGAGCAGTCTGCGGCGAAGCGGCCCGCGGCGGCGAAGAAGCCGGCAGCCAAGGCCGCGCCCCGGTTCCCGGCGGACTACGACGACGAGGCGAAGGACATCATCCGTGCGGTCAAGCCGTACACGATGACCTCGCCGGAGCGGCTCAACGCCTTCGTCCTCGCGACCCGGCACATCGTCAAGCACGGCATCCCCGGCGACATCGTCGAGTGCGGTGTCTGGCGCGGCGGTTCCATGCAGGCCTGCGCCAAGACGCTGCTGTCGCTCGGCGAGACCGGCCGCGACCTGTACCTCTTCGACACGTACGAGGGCATGACCCCGCCCACCGCGGAGGACCTGCGGCGCGACGGCCGGCCGGCCCAGGAACTCCTGGACGCCCAGGGCAGGGACCGGCCGATCTGGGCGGTGGCCTCGCTGGAGGACGTCCAGGCAGGGTTCGAGAACGTGCCGTATCCGAAGGACCGGATCCACTACGTGCAGGGCAAGGTCGAGGACACCGTTCCGGAGCAGGCACCCGGGCAGATCTCGATCCTCCGGCTGGACACCGACTGGTACGCCTCGACCAAGCACGAGCTGGAGCACCTCTACTCGCGTCTGGTGAGCGGCGGGGTGCTTCTGATCGACGACTACGGGTACTGGCAGGGATCGCGCCAGGCCGTCGACGAGTTCCTGGAGGAGACCGGCGCGCAGCTGCTGCTGCTGCGCATGGACGAGGGTCGGATCGCCGTCAAGCCGTGAGCGGTCCGCCGGTACCCGCGAGCCCCGTGCCTCCCCGGCACGGGGCTCGTTCGTTAAGCAGAAGGGCTGTTGCAGAAGAGCCGTTGCAGAAGAACAGTTGCAGAAGACCAGTTGAGGTTGTCCGCCCGGAAGGATCGTGCGCAGCGCATGGCACCCCGTCTCACCGTCGTCGTCCCGCTCTACAACGTCGAGGAGTACCTCGGAGCCTGCCTGGACTCACTGGCCGAACAGACCATGACCGATCTCGAAGTGGTCATGGTCGACGACGGTTCGACCGACAACAGTGCTGATGTGGCACTGGAGTTCGCCAGGAGGGACTCGCGTTTCCGGCTGATCCGGCAGGAGAACGCCGGGCTCGGTGCCGCGCGCAACGCGGGGGCCGGACAGGCCCATCCGGACGGGGAGTTCCTGGCGTTCGTCGACAGCGACGACATCGTCCCGCCCGGCGCCTATGCGCGGATGCTCGGTGAACTCGACGGTTCGGGATCGGACTTCGTCACCGGGAACGTGCTCAGGCTGCGTGCGAACGGCGCGCTCGAACAGTCCCCGATGTTCCGCAGGCCGATGGAGAGGCCCCGCAGGGCCACCCACGTCACCCGGGACTGGATCCTGCTCGGTGACCGCATCGCCTGCAACAAGGTGTTCCGCAGGTCGTTCTGGGACCTGCACTCCTTCGCCTTCCCGGCCGGGGTCCTGTACGAGGACATCGCCGTGGTCCTCCCCGCGTACTTCCTGGCCCGCTCCGTGGATGTCGTCGAGGAGCCCGTCTACCACTGGCGGGACCGCGACGGTTCGATCACCACCCGGCGGGCGGTGGCCAAGGGCATCCGCGACCGGGTCACGGCGGTCTCCACCGTGAGCCGGTTCCTCGCCGACCGCGGCATGGCGGAAGCCCGGCGCCGCTACCACGAGCACGTGCTCTCCGGCGATCTGTGGCTGTTCATCGAGGCGCTCCCGGACGGCGACGCCGCGTTCCGGGAGGCCTTCCTCACGCATGCGAACGCCTTCGCCGACACCGTCGAACAGGCCGTCCTCGACGCGCTGCCCCTGCACCTGCGGGTCAAGTGGCAGCTGATCCGGGAACGCAGGATGACGGAGCTGCTCGCGCTCCTCACCCATGAGTCACGGGACCGGGACACCTTCCACGTCCGTGGTCTGCTGCGCCCGAGGGCCCAGTACCCGGGCGTCGGCGGCTCCCTCCCGCGCCGCGTCACCGCGCTCGCCGGCGCGGACCTCCCCGTGCACGCGCATCTCACCGAGGCCGTCTGGCGGGACGGGATGCTGCACCTCAAGGGGTACGCGTACGTCCGCAACGCGCCGGGGAAGTCGGCCGGGGCCGGCTGGCTCAGGTCGGGACGGCGGCTGGTCCCGCTCCGGATGCGTACGACGGTGACGGACGAGGCGGCGGCGGGGTCGGGGCGGTCGCTGCACCACTACGAACGGTCCGGCTTCGAGACCGTCGTCGACCCGCGCCGGCTCGCCGCCAGAGGGACGGGCAGGGGTACCCGGACGGTCTGGAAGCTGGAGTCCGTCGTCGTCGGCGGGGGACGGCCGCGCCGGGGGCCGATGCGGCTGCTCGGCAATCCGGCGGCACCGGCCGTGCGGTACGTCGACGAGCGCACCCGTATCGTCCCCGTGCTCTCCGGGAACAAGCTGGAGCTGCGGGCCGAGCGGATCGGCGCCGTCCTCGCCGGCCACCGGGCGACGGCTGCCGGGGACGGCGTCCGGATCGCGGTACGGCTCCTCGGAGGCGGGGCGCCGACCGCCCTGCGGATCCAGGAGTGGCGTACGAAGGAGACCCGGGAGTTCCCCCTGGTGCTCAGCGAGGAGGGTGCGGGGCCGGACACCGTCTTCGCCGAGGTGCCGCTCGACGCCTTCAGGGGCTCCGACGGCGACTGGGGTGTCCAACTGGTCGGAGGGGGAGGCCGGCTGACGGTGGCCGCCCGCCCGGAGACCGAAGCCGGGCGGTATCCGCTGGCCGGGGGCCGCGAGCTGTACGCGGCGGCCAACCCCTCCGGCGACCTGGTCCTCACCGACCGGACCGTGCAGGCCGTCGCCGTACGCCTGTCGTGGCCGGACGGCGGCGGACTCGTCATCGAGGGGAACCTCCCGGAGGCCGTGGGCCGCGGGGCCGAACTGTGCCTGCGCCACAGCGGTCACCAGGAGGAGGCAGCCTTCGCCGTGGAGCACGTGGAGCACGTGGACGAAGGATTCCGCGCGGTGCTCTCTCCAGAGGCCGTCGAGGGGATCGGGGGCACCCTCCCGCTCGCCGAGGGCCGTTGGTACCCCTTCCTCCGCGAGCGGGGCGAGAGGGATCCTGAGAACTACCTGCCGCTGCGTGTGGCGCCCCAGCTCCACGCCGGTCTGCCGCTGCACCGGGAGTCCGGGGGGCGCGGGTTCACCCTGGAGCGCCTCTCCCACGACCGGCTCGCCCTGCGGTCCGGGAGCGCCCTGGAGGTGCGGGACCGGGGCGCCTACGGGCAGCGCCTGCTGCGCGAGCGCTACGCCGCCGTGCGCGGCGGGGATTTGCGTCCGGCCGTGCTGTACTCCAGCTTCGACGGGCGCCAGTACTCGGACTCACCCCGTGCCGTGCACGAGGAACTCGTGCGACGCGACACCGGTGCCGAGCACCTCTGGGTGGTGCGCGACCAGCAGGCCGCCGTTCCCGCCGGGGTCCGCGCGGTGGCCCTGCACAGCGCCGAGTGGCACGAGGCGCTGGCCCGCAGCCGCTGGATCGTCACCAACACACAGCTGCCCGAGTGGTTCGAACGGGCCGAGGGGCAGTTCGTCGTGCAGACCTGGCACGGCACCCCCCTCAAGCGCATCGGCCGGGACCTGGCAGGCACCTCCTGCGCGGACACCGCGTACATGGAGTCCCTGCCGCGGCGCGCCGCCCAGTGGAGCGTGCTCGTGTCGCCGAACAGCTTCTCCACCCCGGTCCTGCGCCGCGCCTTCGGCCACACCGGGGAGGTCCTGGAGTGCGGCTACCCGCGCAACGACCTGCTGTACGCCCCCGACCGGTCGAAGGTCGCCGCCGCCGTACGGGAGTCGCTCGGGGTCCCCGAAGGCCGCCGCGTCGTGCTGTACGCCCCCACCTGGCGCGAGGACGGGCCCAGGCGGAGCGGCCGGTACGGCCTCGATCTCCAACTGGACCTGGAACAGGCGCAGAAGGCGCTCGGTGACGACCACGTCCTGCTGGTGCGCCGCCACTACCTGGTCGGCGGGAGCGTCCCGGAGAGCGACTTCGTCCGCGACGTGTCGCGCTACCCGGACGTCGCCGAGCTGATGCTGATCAGCGATGTGCTGGTCACGGACTACTCGTCCCTGATGTTCGACTTCGCGCAGACCGGCCGGCCGGTGCTCTTCCACACCTACGACCTGGAGCACTACCGCGACACCCTGCGCGGTTTCTGCTTCGACTTCGAGGGCCGGGCGCCCGGCCCGCTGATCCCCACCTCGGCCGGTGTCGTCGATGCCCTGCGCGACCCGGAGTACGCGAGCGCCGGCCACCGCGACGCGTACGCCCGCTTCCGTGAGTCGTTCTGCGATCTGGACGACGGTACGGCGGCGGCGCAGGTCGTGGACCTGATGCTGAAGGGGGCGCAGGCGTGAACGCCCCTGACTTCAGCTGTGTGGTCACCGCTGCCGCGGACTCCACGGACGCCGCGGCCCTGCGTGCGTCCGTGGAGTCCGTGCTCGACCAGAGCCTGCGCGCCGTCGAGGCCCTCGTCGTCCTGCCCGCGGACGGCGACGACGCCGTCCGCGCGGCGGCCGAATCCCTCGCCGGGCTCTCCCCCGACCGGGTCCGACTCCTCGTCGCCGAGCCGCCGGCCCGCTCCACCGCCGCTCTGCGCAACACCGGCCTGGACGCGGCCCGGGGCACGTACGTCCTCGTGCTCGGCGGCGGCGAACGCCTTCAGCGGCACGCCTGCCGCAACCTCTGGGAGGCCGGCACCCGCACCCGCGCCGACCTGGTCGCCGGGTGCTGGAGCCGGCTCACCGGGGACGGGACGAAGGAACAGGAACCGGCCTGGCAGAACACGCTGTTCGGCCGCTCGCGGACCCTCGCCCGTTTCACCGACGCCCCCGAACTCTCCGTGCACGACGCCCTCGTGACGGGCTTCTGCCTGCGGCGCGATGCCCTGGAGCGGCACGGACTGCGCTACGACGAGGACCTCACCCACAGCGAGACCATGTTCGGCCCCCTGGCGGCGGCGGTGGTCGGCAGGATCGCGCTGGTACGCCGCCGGATCGTCTCCGGGCAGGTCGTACCCGACCGCGGCCCGGGCCTCGCAGGGCTCGTCGAGGCCCACCGGCGGGTGTGCCACGTCCTGGTGGCCCAGGGGCTCACCGACCTGTGCGAGCAGCGCGAGCGGGCCTTCCTGACCGACCATCTCGTGCCGCTGGTGCGCTCGTTTCCGGAGCTGCCCGCCGCCGAGCGCGACCGGATCGCCCGGCGGGCCGTCCGGGTGCTGCCGGAGTGCGTCCCCGAACCCGCGCTGCTCACCCTGGCCCCCGTCGAACGCGTGGGCGTCCGGATGCTGGAGCGCGGTGACACGGACGGGGTGCTCGCGGCGGCGTACGCGCTGCGCAGGCGGGGCACGGTGGCCGCACCGCTCACCATCGGGGAAGGGGGGCGGGTGTACTGGCAGGGCGAGGAGCAGGATCCCGCACTCGACGTCACCGAACTCGGCCACCAGCACCGTACGTTCGGTGAGCTGAAACTGATGAACAGGCTCACCCGGTACGAGACCGGGGGCGGCCGGGTCCTGCTCGAGGGCCGCCTCGTCCTGCCCGCGCACACGGGCCCGGGGGACTCCCCGAGCGCCCGGCTCGAGTTCCGGGTACGGGACGGCTCCCGCACCTTCGTCCTGCCGGTCGACGAACTCCGGCGCGACGCCTCCGGAATCAGCTGGCGGACCCGCGCCGACCTCACCCGGGTCCTGCGTCCCCTCGGCGCCCGCGACACCGTGTGGGACGCCCGGATGGTGCTGGAGGACGGCCCGGTGCGCTCGGTCAGCGACCTCTTCGCCGCCCACGACCTGGTGGGTCCGGCGGACCGCTCTCCCGCCCTGCCCCGCCTCGGCCGGGCCGCCGGGGACACCTGGCAGCCCTACGTCACGCTCAGGGACCATCTGGCGCTCCGGCTCGAAGCCCGCCGCCGCCCCGCCCGCACGGTCCGGCGACTGGTCCACTACGCGACCCACTTCCGCCCCGCACGCAGGGCGAGGCTGCTGATGCGGGCCCTGGGCAGGCGCCGCGACCGGCTGCACGCCCGGGGGCTGAAGGTCTCCGTCTACCACTCCTGGTTGCTCCGGCTGCCCGTACGCAAGGGGTCCGTGGTCTTCGAGAGCCACATGGGCACGTGTTACGGGGACAGCCCCCGGGCCATCCACGAGGAGGTCCGCGGCAGAGGGCTTCCGCTGCGCTGCGTCTGGTCGTACGAGAGCTCCCCGGACGGCTTCCCGGACGGCGCACGGCTCGTGCGCCGCTGGTCGTGGCGCTATCTGTGGGAGCTCGCCCGGGCTGAGTACTGGGTCGACAACCAGGGCTTCCCGCAGTCCCTGAGCAAGCCCTCCCGCACCACCTACCTGCAGACCTGGCACGGATCGGCGTACAAGCGCATGGGCTTCGACGAGACCCGGGTGCGCCTGCAGAACGCCCCGCAGCGTGAGCGGCTCCAGGAGGCGGTGCACCGCTTCGACCACTTCCTCGTCCGCTCCGAGCACGATGTGCGCACCCTCGCCCGCGCGTACCGGCTTCCGGAGAAGGCGCTGCTGCGCACCGGCTATCCGCGCAACGACGTCCTGGTGGCCGCACGTGCCAGGGACGAGACGGAGGGGCGGCTGCCGCGTCCGGCGCTCGCCGGGGAACTCGGCCTGCCCGACCACCGGAAGGTGGTCCTGTACGCGCCGACGTTCCGGGGCGGGCCGGGGAAGCGCAAACGCCGACGGCTGCTGCTGGATGCCGCACGCTTCGCGGAACGCTTCGGGGACGAGTACACGCTGCTGGTCCGTGCGCACTACCTGGAGGCGGCGAGTCTGCCCGTGTGCCCGCCGGGGACGGTCGTGGACGTCTCGGGCCACCACGACGTCAGCGAACTGCTGGCGCTCGCCGACGTGCTGGTCACCGACTACTCGTCGATCATGTTCGACTACGCGCTCCTGGACCGGCCGGTCGTTCTCTTCGCGCCGGATCTCGACGCGTACGCCGCCGAGCGGGGCAGCTACTTCGACCTGCGGGCCAAGGCGCCGGGGCCGGTGGTGGCGACCGAGGACGAACTGTTCCGCGTGCTGGCCCGCCTGAAGGCCGCGGACACCGGCTTCGAGACGGAACGCAGGG includes these proteins:
- a CDS encoding methyltransferase domain-containing protein encodes the protein MHRSAYEQMELCIQEYLPKSRRHRVVDLGSRISGKQTRTHRGLLAGHDIDYFGVDVLDGPNVDAVMRRPYRIPAKSRSADVVLSGQAFEHIPFFWVSMMEIARVLKPGGYAFITAPSRGHAHDAQDCWRYYPDGFRAMAAHSRLELCEAYTDFPPTKGIWHDYGSIDTKAAYWGDSVGVFRRPRRHPRPVARLRSRLATFAVRETAVWWANRVGGVDRVPLPRPLDGREQCGRPESRPITSTAG
- a CDS encoding TylF/MycF/NovP-related O-methyltransferase; its protein translation is MSRKTRVLSGGMAWRNAVNGVLQQLTGYQLRRAAVPAPRSAPAPTTGTADRQPVATAPAEQSAAKRPAAAKKPAAKAAPRFPADYDDEAKDIIRAVKPYTMTSPERLNAFVLATRHIVKHGIPGDIVECGVWRGGSMQACAKTLLSLGETGRDLYLFDTYEGMTPPTAEDLRRDGRPAQELLDAQGRDRPIWAVASLEDVQAGFENVPYPKDRIHYVQGKVEDTVPEQAPGQISILRLDTDWYASTKHELEHLYSRLVSGGVLLIDDYGYWQGSRQAVDEFLEETGAQLLLLRMDEGRIAVKP
- a CDS encoding bifunctional glycosyltransferase/CDP-glycerol:glycerophosphate glycerophosphotransferase, encoding MAPRLTVVVPLYNVEEYLGACLDSLAEQTMTDLEVVMVDDGSTDNSADVALEFARRDSRFRLIRQENAGLGAARNAGAGQAHPDGEFLAFVDSDDIVPPGAYARMLGELDGSGSDFVTGNVLRLRANGALEQSPMFRRPMERPRRATHVTRDWILLGDRIACNKVFRRSFWDLHSFAFPAGVLYEDIAVVLPAYFLARSVDVVEEPVYHWRDRDGSITTRRAVAKGIRDRVTAVSTVSRFLADRGMAEARRRYHEHVLSGDLWLFIEALPDGDAAFREAFLTHANAFADTVEQAVLDALPLHLRVKWQLIRERRMTELLALLTHESRDRDTFHVRGLLRPRAQYPGVGGSLPRRVTALAGADLPVHAHLTEAVWRDGMLHLKGYAYVRNAPGKSAGAGWLRSGRRLVPLRMRTTVTDEAAAGSGRSLHHYERSGFETVVDPRRLAARGTGRGTRTVWKLESVVVGGGRPRRGPMRLLGNPAAPAVRYVDERTRIVPVLSGNKLELRAERIGAVLAGHRATAAGDGVRIAVRLLGGGAPTALRIQEWRTKETREFPLVLSEEGAGPDTVFAEVPLDAFRGSDGDWGVQLVGGGGRLTVAARPETEAGRYPLAGGRELYAAANPSGDLVLTDRTVQAVAVRLSWPDGGGLVIEGNLPEAVGRGAELCLRHSGHQEEAAFAVEHVEHVDEGFRAVLSPEAVEGIGGTLPLAEGRWYPFLRERGERDPENYLPLRVAPQLHAGLPLHRESGGRGFTLERLSHDRLALRSGSALEVRDRGAYGQRLLRERYAAVRGGDLRPAVLYSSFDGRQYSDSPRAVHEELVRRDTGAEHLWVVRDQQAAVPAGVRAVALHSAEWHEALARSRWIVTNTQLPEWFERAEGQFVVQTWHGTPLKRIGRDLAGTSCADTAYMESLPRRAAQWSVLVSPNSFSTPVLRRAFGHTGEVLECGYPRNDLLYAPDRSKVAAAVRESLGVPEGRRVVLYAPTWREDGPRRSGRYGLDLQLDLEQAQKALGDDHVLLVRRHYLVGGSVPESDFVRDVSRYPDVAELMLISDVLVTDYSSLMFDFAQTGRPVLFHTYDLEHYRDTLRGFCFDFEGRAPGPLIPTSAGVVDALRDPEYASAGHRDAYARFRESFCDLDDGTAAAQVVDLMLKGAQA
- a CDS encoding CDP-glycerol:glycerophosphate glycerophosphotransferase; protein product: MNAPDFSCVVTAAADSTDAAALRASVESVLDQSLRAVEALVVLPADGDDAVRAAAESLAGLSPDRVRLLVAEPPARSTAALRNTGLDAARGTYVLVLGGGERLQRHACRNLWEAGTRTRADLVAGCWSRLTGDGTKEQEPAWQNTLFGRSRTLARFTDAPELSVHDALVTGFCLRRDALERHGLRYDEDLTHSETMFGPLAAAVVGRIALVRRRIVSGQVVPDRGPGLAGLVEAHRRVCHVLVAQGLTDLCEQRERAFLTDHLVPLVRSFPELPAAERDRIARRAVRVLPECVPEPALLTLAPVERVGVRMLERGDTDGVLAAAYALRRRGTVAAPLTIGEGGRVYWQGEEQDPALDVTELGHQHRTFGELKLMNRLTRYETGGGRVLLEGRLVLPAHTGPGDSPSARLEFRVRDGSRTFVLPVDELRRDASGISWRTRADLTRVLRPLGARDTVWDARMVLEDGPVRSVSDLFAAHDLVGPADRSPALPRLGRAAGDTWQPYVTLRDHLALRLEARRRPARTVRRLVHYATHFRPARRARLLMRALGRRRDRLHARGLKVSVYHSWLLRLPVRKGSVVFESHMGTCYGDSPRAIHEEVRGRGLPLRCVWSYESSPDGFPDGARLVRRWSWRYLWELARAEYWVDNQGFPQSLSKPSRTTYLQTWHGSAYKRMGFDETRVRLQNAPQRERLQEAVHRFDHFLVRSEHDVRTLARAYRLPEKALLRTGYPRNDVLVAARARDETEGRLPRPALAGELGLPDHRKVVLYAPTFRGGPGKRKRRRLLLDAARFAERFGDEYTLLVRAHYLEAASLPVCPPGTVVDVSGHHDVSELLALADVLVTDYSSIMFDYALLDRPVVLFAPDLDAYAAERGSYFDLRAKAPGPVVATEDELFRVLARLKAADTGFETERRAFAEEFGCYDRGDAARAVVDTVFARHVSDARTGKAGR